TGCGCTTTGTCCTGCAACCACTACATCAGTTACTTGTGTATAATTCGATTGGATATACTTTAAGACCGAAAGAACATTATCATGTCCTCTATGGCTATACACGGGAGGATCCGAGGCTACATAAGGATCATCATAAGTAGCTACATCGCTTGAACCTATATGAAGATCTCCTGTGCAATACGGAATGAATAGAACATCATAATCTTTTAATGGATTAGAAGAATTTCCTGCATCTAAAATTCCTTGGAAAGCTACCTTAACAAATAGATCGGGTACATCATTTAGGAAATTGAAGAATGTTGTGGTATTCTTTCCGAAGCAGTTATCATTACTCCAACAAGCTCCTCCTCCCATAAAGTTGATAAGAAGTTTTTTATTATTTGCAGAAACGGTTTTTCGAAAGAAATAAAACTTAGTATTCCCGGCATTTCCGAAACATTTCGGGGAATACGGCCTATTGTTCTGGTAACTGGTATTCGTGTTTGGGATTGATATTGTATCATTTTCGGGTGGGGTGATCCTTTCATAAGGATTATAAAGAACTTCGGCTAAAACCGCTCCTGTGAGAGCCTTTGTATTGTCCGGTTCGTCTTTTTTACATCCGACAAAAAAAAGCATCGGAACTATAAATAAAAGAGATAGGTTTTTGGCCCACATTCGTTTCATCTCCACTCTAAGAAAACAGTCGAATTGTTTTATATTTTCCATTTAGACTGACGCAATTCTTTAAAGATTCAAGCCCTTTTCATTGTCGAAGAAAAAGAAAGATTTGAGTACTAGGGGCGAACCCAGAAACTGGAATCAGTCCGATTATTTTTTGAATCGAAGGTGAAACGTGGATCTTTTTGATAATATGGAAGAAGTTGACGGAAGTATCATACCGGTAGACTCCATTCTTCCCCCTGAATTATTCTTGGTGCCTATCAAAACCAGACCGGTATTTCCGGGGATCATCACTCCTTTGATCGTTCCAGGGGGGAAATTCGCAAAGGCTGTGGACGAGGCCTTAAAAGGAAATTCTTTCATCGGGCTCGTTCTTCTTAGGGATGAAGAGAACGAAAAGAAAACGGAAGAGAATATTTACGATTATGGAGTAGTTGCCAAGATCCTGAAGAAGGTGAATCTTCCCGACGGTGCGGTGAATATTCTCATCAATACTGTACGCAGATTTAAGGTGGAATCTTTTTCTTCCGTGGAACCTTTATTGATCGCAAAGGTAAATTATCCGGAAGAAGAGCCGGGTGCCTCTAAAAATACGATCAAAGCTATGATGAGGACCCTGCTTATTATGACAAGGGAACTGGCTCAGAATAATCCTCTTTTTACGGAAGAGATGAAACTTACCATGCTGAATGTGAACGAGCCCGGTAAGATGGCCGACTTTGTATGCAGTATTTTGAATATAGAAAAAGAGGATTATCAATCCGTAATAGAATCGGTAAATCTAAAGGATAGGATCGAAAAAGTTTTACTCTATCTGAAAAAGGAAATCGATCTGGTTTCACTCCAAAGAGAGATCCAGGAAAATATCCAGGACAAAATCGATAAACAGCAAAGACAGTTTTTCCTCAGAGAACAATTGAAAGCCATCCAGGCGGAACTTGGTCAGAAAGAAGGTAAATACGAGAAGAAGTATGAAAAATTCTTAGAAAGACTAAAAGCCATTCCTGCGGATCCGGAAGTGATAGAAGAAGTGGAACGCGAAATGGATAAGTTCTTCTATACGGATCAGAATACTGCGGATTATAATGTGATCCGAAATTATTTGGATATTATGGAAAGTCTTCCTTGGGAAGCCGCTCCTTCTCGCGAAATCGATCTAGAAAAAGCCAGAAAAACTTTAGATAGAGATCATTATAAACTGGATGATGTAAAGGAGCGAATCTTAGAATTTTTGGCGGTGAAGAAGTTAAAGCCGACCGAGAAGGGTTCCATTCTTCTTTTGGTCGGGCCTCCCGGGGTTGGAAAAACTTCTATCGCTAAATCTATCGCAGAGGCGATGGGCAGAAAGTTTTTTAGATTTTCCGTCGGCGGGATGAGAGACGAGGCCGAGATCAAAGGGCATCGCAGGACTTATATCGGCGCAATGCCTGGTAAGATCATCACTGCATTAAGAATTACTAAAGAAAAAGATTCAGTCATTCTTTTGGATGAGATAGATAAACTTGGTCTCGGGATGCAGGGAGATCCAGCTGCTGCATTATTGGAAGTTTTAGATCCGGAGCAGAACAAAACCTTCAGAGATCATTATTTGGATCTTCCGTTCGATCTTTCCTCCGTATTCTTTATCGCTACGGCAAACACGTTAGATTCCATCAGCAGGATCCTTTTGGATCGTATGGAAGTGATCAATCTTTCGGGTTATATCACGGATGAGAAGGTCCAGATCTTCAATAAACATTTATGGAAGAAGGTGCTGGAGAAAAACGGAATAGAACCGTACGGGATCCAAATAGATAAAAAAGCAGTCGTCTCCCTGATCGATCATTATTCCAGAGAGTCAGGAGTAAGAGGTCTTGAAAAACAATCCGATAAACTTGCAAGAAAACTCGCTCTGCAGATCGTAAAAGGTGAATCTTATCCGAAACATATAGAACCTTCCGATGTGGAAAAACTTTTAGGAGTTCCAAAATATACGGATGATAGGATGACTAAACCTACGGTTCCTGGAACCGCTTTGGGACTCGCTTGGACTTCTGTAGGAGGTGCGACATTACTGATCGAAGCTGTTTTCGTAAAAGGGAAAGGCGGGATCCTTCTGACCGGAATGATTGGAAAATCTATGGAAGAATCTTCCAGCATCGCTCTCAGTTATATTAAGAATTTATTAGGCAGCGAGGAATTGTTCACCGAAAAAACGATCCATCTTCATGTTCCAGACGGAGCTACTCCAAAAGACGGACCGAGTGCAGGGATCACAATGGCAACCACCATTCTCTCCTTGGTGTTGAACAAAAGGATCAGACTTGGATTCGGTATGACCGGAGAATTGACTCTAACCGGCGAGGTTTTAGCGATCGGCGGATTAAGAGAAAAGATCGTAGCAGCAAAAAGAGTCGGAGTCCATAAGATCATCTTTCCTTCGGATAATAGACCTCAGTTAGACGAAATACCTGATTATGTGAAGAAGGGAATGGAATTCTTTCCGGTTTCTAGATTCGAAGAAGTTGCTAAAATTCTATTCGAGCCCAAAACGATAGATGGAATTTTAAAACCTAAAACAGAGCATAATGCCGCAACTAAGAAGACAAAACCTTCTCCTAAAAAGAAGTCGGTTACCCGTAAAAAGAAATAAGGCCTAGAATTTGCTTGGTGGGCGAGTTCTAAGCCGCCCCAAAATAATTTGCTTTTTAGGACACCTTTCGGACGCTGTTCGGAGGAGACCATAATGGGCGTACCTTTCATAGATATCAAAAGATTCGAGCCGGGATTACTAGAAGCTTGGGAAGATAAAGTAAAAACTCTCAGCAAGAACGCCTCCTTTATCGGAGGAGAAGAAGTCGCATTATTAGAAAAAAATCTGGCAGCAACTGCCGGAACCAAATATTCGATCGCATGCGCAAACGGAACAGACGCACTTCAATTGGCTCTAAGAGCCTTGGGAGTAGGAAAGGGAGATAAGGTATTAGTTCCTGATTCCACTTTCTGGGCAACATTCGAATCAGTAGTAAACGTAGGAGCGGATCCTGCTACAGTAGATACAAATCCGGATGATCTACAAATGGATTTCGAAGAATTTAAAAAAGCACTCGAAGAAGTAAAACCGAAGGCTGCGATCATAGTTCACCTTTATGGCTGGGGGAGTTCTAAATTAGAAGATTACCGTAAACTTTGTAAGGAAAAAGGAGTTTTCCTATTGGAAGACGGAGCTCAATCCTTCGGAGTTTTGTATAAGGGAAAACCTGTTTACCAAGACGCATTGATCACCACTACTTCCTTCTATCCTGCAAAAGTTTTGGGCGGGGCCGGAGACGGTGGAGCGGTTTTCACGAATGATGAGGAGCTTGCAAATAAAGTAAGAATGCTCGGAAATCACGGAAGAACTTCTCACTATGGTTACGGAGATGTGGGTTGGAACTCCAGAATGGACACATTGCAAGCTGCATTCTTAAATTTGAATATTCCATATTTAGATGCAAGAATTGCCTCCCGCAGAAAGGCAGCTGAAAAATATTACCAAGCTCTTCCCGGCTTAGGAGTGAACGTAATCAAACCTCCAAAAGACTTTCAAGAAAACGGATATTGTAACGTAACTCTTTTTGATCCTGCGGAAAGACCGAAAATCCAGGAAGTTTTAAAAACAAAAGGGATCGGTTTCGCGGTTATTTATCCTGGAGCAATGAGCGATCAACCTGGGGCAAAACCTTATATCGTAGGTAAATTCGGAAAAGAGCATAGAACCGGAAAGATCTGCGATTCAATATTAAATTTTCCTTTATTTCCTTACATGACTGATTCCGAACTGGAAGAAGTTTTTGCTGCGATCAAGGAATACAAAAAATAAGATTTTCTTAGTGTATGATAAGAAACCGCCTTCGGGCGGTTTTTTTATGTCTGAGTGCGATTTTCTTTAATATGCGGCTTTTGTCCCGGTTGATCTTTTCTTTTTTCTGAAAAAAATTAAGGATTCCGAATTGATTTAGATCCTGGGGAATTTAAAAAAATTCCGATAGAAATGGATTGCCAATGTCTAATCATTACATTTAGAATGATTCTAAATTAACCAAACTAAAAAGGAGATAAGTATGAAACCGAATATAGGAATCCCGGAGAAGGATAGGGAGGCTATCAACCAAGGCCTGCAAAAACTTTTAGCAGATACGTATTTTTTATATTTAAAAACCCACAACTATCATTGGAACGTTACCGGACCCTTATTTAATACATTACATTTGATGTTCATGACCCAATACACAGAACTCTGGAATGCCTTGGATCTGGTGGCGGAAAGAATTCGTTCTCTTGGTTATCCGGCACCTGGGACTTACAAAGCATTCTCTTCTTTAACTTCCTTAAAAGAAGAGGACGGAGTTCCTAAGGCGGAAGATAT
The DNA window shown above is from Leptospira dzoumogneensis and carries:
- a CDS encoding Dps family protein, with amino-acid sequence MKPNIGIPEKDREAINQGLQKLLADTYFLYLKTHNYHWNVTGPLFNTLHLMFMTQYTELWNALDLVAERIRSLGYPAPGTYKAFSSLTSLKEEDGVPKAEDMLKNLVEGHEAVIRTARAILPSADSGGDEVTTDLLTQRLEIHEKTAWMLRSMLE
- a CDS encoding DegT/DnrJ/EryC1/StrS family aminotransferase; this encodes MGVPFIDIKRFEPGLLEAWEDKVKTLSKNASFIGGEEVALLEKNLAATAGTKYSIACANGTDALQLALRALGVGKGDKVLVPDSTFWATFESVVNVGADPATVDTNPDDLQMDFEEFKKALEEVKPKAAIIVHLYGWGSSKLEDYRKLCKEKGVFLLEDGAQSFGVLYKGKPVYQDALITTTSFYPAKVLGGAGDGGAVFTNDEELANKVRMLGNHGRTSHYGYGDVGWNSRMDTLQAAFLNLNIPYLDARIASRRKAAEKYYQALPGLGVNVIKPPKDFQENGYCNVTLFDPAERPKIQEVLKTKGIGFAVIYPGAMSDQPGAKPYIVGKFGKEHRTGKICDSILNFPLFPYMTDSELEEVFAAIKEYKK
- the lon gene encoding endopeptidase La, whose protein sequence is MEEVDGSIIPVDSILPPELFLVPIKTRPVFPGIITPLIVPGGKFAKAVDEALKGNSFIGLVLLRDEENEKKTEENIYDYGVVAKILKKVNLPDGAVNILINTVRRFKVESFSSVEPLLIAKVNYPEEEPGASKNTIKAMMRTLLIMTRELAQNNPLFTEEMKLTMLNVNEPGKMADFVCSILNIEKEDYQSVIESVNLKDRIEKVLLYLKKEIDLVSLQREIQENIQDKIDKQQRQFFLREQLKAIQAELGQKEGKYEKKYEKFLERLKAIPADPEVIEEVEREMDKFFYTDQNTADYNVIRNYLDIMESLPWEAAPSREIDLEKARKTLDRDHYKLDDVKERILEFLAVKKLKPTEKGSILLLVGPPGVGKTSIAKSIAEAMGRKFFRFSVGGMRDEAEIKGHRRTYIGAMPGKIITALRITKEKDSVILLDEIDKLGLGMQGDPAAALLEVLDPEQNKTFRDHYLDLPFDLSSVFFIATANTLDSISRILLDRMEVINLSGYITDEKVQIFNKHLWKKVLEKNGIEPYGIQIDKKAVVSLIDHYSRESGVRGLEKQSDKLARKLALQIVKGESYPKHIEPSDVEKLLGVPKYTDDRMTKPTVPGTALGLAWTSVGGATLLIEAVFVKGKGGILLTGMIGKSMEESSSIALSYIKNLLGSEELFTEKTIHLHVPDGATPKDGPSAGITMATTILSLVLNKRIRLGFGMTGELTLTGEVLAIGGLREKIVAAKRVGVHKIIFPSDNRPQLDEIPDYVKKGMEFFPVSRFEEVAKILFEPKTIDGILKPKTEHNAATKKTKPSPKKKSVTRKKK